A single window of Flagellimonas maritima DNA harbors:
- a CDS encoding heavy-metal-associated domain-containing protein, with translation MERTYSVTGMTCQGCVATVSKKLSAVEGVEKVEVSLEESRASIISKKSLQIAMLQDVLGSKYGISEVSEPVPEITIQESQSKWVQLQPLFLIFAYLFTASFLLNYKSWDLAEAMLDFMGLFYIVFSFFKLLDLKGFPESFRMYDPLAKVVPVYGWIYPFLELGLGLLFLMRYQVSFALIVTILILGITTIGVTKTLLDKKNIRCACLGTALKLPMTEATFIENAIMLVMALWMLVNIFY, from the coding sequence ATGGAACGGACGTATTCGGTAACGGGAATGACCTGCCAAGGTTGTGTGGCTACGGTCTCTAAAAAACTCTCTGCTGTTGAAGGAGTGGAAAAGGTAGAAGTAAGTTTGGAAGAATCCCGAGCAAGCATTATTTCAAAAAAAAGTCTTCAGATAGCTATGCTGCAAGATGTTCTGGGAAGTAAGTATGGTATTTCTGAAGTATCTGAACCCGTACCAGAAATAACGATTCAGGAATCACAATCCAAATGGGTGCAATTGCAGCCGTTGTTCTTGATTTTTGCATATCTCTTTACAGCATCCTTCTTATTGAATTATAAAAGCTGGGATTTAGCTGAAGCCATGCTTGATTTTATGGGGCTTTTTTATATTGTTTTCAGTTTTTTCAAGCTTTTGGATTTAAAAGGTTTTCCGGAAAGTTTTAGAATGTACGACCCTTTGGCAAAGGTCGTTCCAGTGTATGGATGGATTTATCCATTTTTGGAACTTGGGCTGGGATTGCTTTTTCTTATGCGATATCAGGTGTCTTTTGCCTTGATTGTGACAATACTGATTTTAGGAATTACCACTATTGGTGTTACTAAAACTTTGTTGGACAAAAAAAACATTAGGTGTGCATGTTTGGGTACAGCCCTAAAGCTCCCAATGACCGAAGCCACTTTTATTGAGAACGCAATAATGCTAGTTATGGCATTATGGATGTTGGTAAATATATTTTACTAG
- a CDS encoding heavy-metal-associated domain-containing protein has product MKNIVFAVVCLFGVVTSNAQDKNKKMTFEVDGKCDMCKMRIEKAALNVDGVKYAVWDIPTHQLSLIVDEHKTNAMEIKTALVGVGHDTKELKASQEAYDNVHPCCKYRDDNTDDSEKH; this is encoded by the coding sequence ATGAAAAATATAGTATTTGCTGTAGTTTGTCTTTTTGGAGTTGTAACAAGCAATGCCCAGGACAAAAACAAAAAAATGACCTTTGAGGTCGATGGTAAATGTGATATGTGCAAAATGCGGATTGAAAAAGCGGCTCTAAATGTCGATGGCGTAAAATATGCGGTTTGGGACATTCCAACGCACCAACTTTCATTGATTGTCGATGAACACAAAACCAATGCCATGGAGATTAAGACTGCTTTAGTAGGAGTGGGTCATGACACCAAGGAGCTTAAGGCGTCCCAAGAAGCTTACGATAACGTTCACCCTTGCTGTAAGTATAGGGACGATAATACGGACGATAGCGAAAAACACTAA
- a CDS encoding TonB-dependent receptor: MKYILILFLSLPISIIAQDGIKGMVMEANAENKHIGLAGANVYWLNSQIGTMTKDDGTFSIPYSKEYNKLIISFVGFQTDTLTIEKPRMVHHWLQPSNQLDEVVVQQERDAIQKTYFSAQNVVTVNSAELLKAACCNLSESFETNPAIDVNFNDALTGTKQIQMLGLTSPYLLITQENIPMVRGASQAYGLTFTPGTWVESIQITKGAGSVVNGYESISGQINTELQKPLMDTPIFVNGYANLNGRLELNTHINRKLSDKWSTGFYIHGNRRDVEVDNNDDGFLDAPLANQINIANRWQYQNPEKGWVSFFNVRFLNDEKQVGQTDFNPDMDKFTTNTWGSKIDTRRFDSSLKLGYVFPESPYQSFGFQVAYSKHKQDSFYGFNVYDIDHESVYSNFLFNSIIGNTKNKFKTGLTLAYDGYDELVNNQNFGRVDQSLGAFFEYSYTNLEKLSLTAGLRVDTHNRLGTFITPRLHVRYTPWEKGSLRGSFGVGRRAANIFAENQKLFASSRAIRLVQNDGNIYGFDAEKAFNYGVSFLQGFSLFNRPGNVTVDYYRTDFENQVVVDWENPREVVFSNLEGKSFANSLQFEINHEVLPNVELRAAYKYYDVKTDFQTGLLQKPLQARNRYFANIGYNTNEKENGSQWRFDYTLHALGQQRLPDTSSNPEEFRLGEFSDAYSLMNAQITKVFSKKFEIYLGGENLTNFRQNNPVLGAEDPFGANFDTTIVFAPILGRMVYAGFRFKS, encoded by the coding sequence ATGAAATATATTTTAATACTTTTTTTATCGCTTCCCATATCGATTATTGCACAAGATGGCATTAAGGGTATGGTTATGGAAGCAAATGCTGAAAACAAGCACATTGGACTCGCTGGAGCCAATGTATACTGGTTAAATTCCCAGATTGGAACAATGACCAAAGATGATGGTACGTTCAGCATTCCCTATTCTAAAGAATACAATAAACTGATTATTAGTTTTGTTGGATTCCAAACTGATACTTTAACGATAGAAAAGCCAAGGATGGTACATCATTGGTTACAGCCTTCCAACCAATTGGACGAGGTCGTTGTGCAACAGGAAAGAGATGCTATTCAAAAAACCTATTTTTCTGCTCAAAATGTGGTTACCGTTAATAGTGCTGAACTGCTTAAAGCAGCTTGTTGCAATCTATCAGAAAGTTTTGAGACGAATCCTGCCATCGATGTCAATTTTAATGATGCCCTAACAGGAACAAAACAAATTCAAATGCTCGGCTTAACAAGCCCTTATTTGTTGATTACACAAGAGAACATTCCTATGGTCAGGGGTGCTTCGCAAGCGTACGGGCTTACCTTTACTCCTGGTACGTGGGTGGAGAGCATTCAGATTACCAAAGGTGCCGGTAGTGTTGTCAATGGCTATGAAAGTATATCGGGTCAAATAAATACGGAACTGCAAAAACCTTTAATGGACACCCCTATTTTTGTAAACGGATATGCGAACTTAAACGGACGGTTGGAACTGAATACCCACATCAATAGAAAACTATCCGATAAATGGAGCACTGGATTTTATATTCACGGAAATCGGCGAGATGTGGAGGTCGATAATAATGATGATGGTTTTCTGGACGCACCTCTAGCCAATCAAATTAATATTGCAAACCGTTGGCAATATCAAAATCCGGAAAAAGGATGGGTCAGCTTTTTTAATGTCAGATTTCTGAACGATGAAAAACAGGTAGGACAGACAGATTTTAATCCTGATATGGATAAGTTCACGACCAATACTTGGGGCAGTAAAATTGATACCAGAAGATTTGACAGTTCGCTTAAACTGGGTTATGTTTTTCCTGAATCGCCCTATCAAAGTTTTGGGTTTCAAGTTGCCTACAGTAAACATAAACAAGATTCTTTTTATGGTTTTAATGTATACGACATAGACCATGAAAGTGTGTATTCCAATTTTTTGTTCAATTCCATTATCGGAAACACCAAGAACAAATTTAAGACAGGGTTGACCTTGGCCTATGATGGATATGATGAATTGGTCAATAACCAAAATTTTGGAAGGGTGGATCAATCTTTGGGTGCTTTTTTTGAATACAGTTACACGAATCTTGAAAAACTGAGTTTAACGGCAGGCTTACGTGTAGATACCCATAATCGTTTAGGTACATTTATAACTCCCAGATTGCATGTTCGTTACACGCCATGGGAAAAAGGAAGTTTAAGAGGGTCCTTTGGAGTGGGCAGAAGGGCCGCTAATATTTTTGCCGAAAACCAAAAACTGTTTGCTTCTTCCAGAGCAATTCGATTGGTGCAGAACGATGGAAATATTTATGGCTTCGATGCTGAAAAAGCATTTAATTACGGTGTTAGTTTTCTGCAAGGTTTTTCATTGTTCAATAGGCCCGGAAATGTTACGGTAGATTATTATCGAACTGATTTTGAGAATCAAGTGGTCGTCGATTGGGAAAATCCAAGAGAAGTAGTATTTTCAAACTTGGAGGGAAAGAGTTTTGCCAATAGTCTTCAGTTTGAGATAAATCATGAAGTACTGCCGAATGTGGAATTAAGGGCTGCGTATAAATATTATGATGTAAAAACAGACTTTCAAACAGGGCTCTTGCAAAAACCTTTACAGGCGCGTAATCGATATTTTGCCAATATTGGATATAATACCAATGAAAAAGAGAATGGGTCTCAGTGGCGTTTTGATTACACGTTACATGCCTTGGGCCAACAACGGTTGCCGGACACCTCTTCAAATCCGGAAGAATTTCGGTTGGGAGAGTTTTCGGACGCCTATAGCTTGATGAACGCACAAATAACCAAGGTCTTTTCAAAGAAATTTGAAATATACCTAGGGGGTGAAAATTTGACTAATTTTAGACAGAACAATCCTGTTTTGGGCGCTGAAGATCCTTTTGGTGCAAATTTTGATACTACAATCGTATTTGCTCCTATTTTAGGAAGAATGGTCTATGCAGGTTTTAGATTTAAATCATAA
- a CDS encoding HYC_CC_PP family protein — MKRIFQNIFSVFLALLVLLSTVSWTIDKHFCMGRVMDISFFVHADDCGMEQAMAATGDDTMDNGCCDDESFTLSGQDNLKLSWDDLEIVSQVFLATFVTSYFDLFVPVEKLPIPHEKYPPPNLVKDIHILDQVFLI; from the coding sequence GTGAAAAGGATTTTTCAAAACATATTTTCCGTTTTTCTTGCTCTTTTGGTGCTACTGTCCACGGTTTCTTGGACAATAGATAAGCATTTTTGTATGGGCAGGGTTATGGATATCTCATTTTTTGTCCATGCAGATGATTGTGGTATGGAACAAGCCATGGCTGCTACGGGTGATGATACTATGGATAATGGTTGTTGTGATGACGAATCTTTTACGCTGTCGGGCCAAGACAACTTAAAACTTTCTTGGGACGATTTAGAAATAGTAAGTCAGGTTTTCTTGGCAACTTTTGTAACGTCATATTTTGACCTTTTTGTTCCTGTTGAGAAGCTTCCTATCCCACATGAAAAATATCCACCTCCCAATTTGGTCAAGGATATCCATATTCTCGACCAAGTCTTTTTAATTTGA
- a CDS encoding GAF domain-containing protein, translated as MVSSLKPKVNQILSQNEKSVENRLIELCGLLKNTVDHYDWVGFYFKNGNKNELKLGPYAGEPTDHTIIPFGKGICGQVAVSNENFVVPDVAAQDNYIACSITVKAEIVVPLFVNGKNIGQIDIDSNTPDPFTEEDERFLEFVNEKVAQIL; from the coding sequence ATGGTATCTTCCTTAAAACCTAAAGTCAATCAAATTTTATCGCAAAACGAAAAGAGCGTAGAAAATCGTCTGATAGAATTATGCGGGTTGTTAAAAAATACTGTTGATCATTATGACTGGGTTGGCTTCTACTTTAAAAATGGCAATAAAAATGAATTAAAGCTCGGTCCTTATGCAGGAGAACCCACGGACCATACGATAATTCCCTTTGGAAAAGGAATCTGTGGACAAGTTGCTGTAAGCAATGAAAATTTTGTGGTTCCGGATGTTGCCGCTCAGGATAATTATATTGCCTGTAGTATTACCGTTAAAGCTGAAATTGTGGTTCCGTTATTCGTAAACGGCAAAAATATAGGACAAATAGATATTGATTCCAATACACCAGATCCATTTACAGAAGAAGATGAGCGCTTTTTAGAATTTGTAAATGAAAAAGTAGCGCAGATTCTTTAA
- the purH gene encoding bifunctional phosphoribosylaminoimidazolecarboxamide formyltransferase/IMP cyclohydrolase, with the protein MDTSKKATAALISVFHKDGLEPIVKKLEKLGVTLYSTGGTEKFIRDLGINVTPVEDVTSYPSILGGRVKTLHPKVFGGILNRQNNESDVAQMAEFEIPQLDIVIVDLYPFEKTVSSGASEQDIIEKIDIGGISLIRAAAKNFKDVLCVSSMEDYGDFLNVISKEDGTTTLEDRKRFAAKAFNVSSHYDSAIFNYFNGDGTEIGLKISEQNGQILRYGENPHQKGYFYGDFEAMFTKLHGKELSYNNLLDVDAAVNLMGEFKYDAPTFAILKHNNACGLATRKTIKEAYVDALAGDPVSAFGGILISNVEIDGPTAEEIHKLFCEVVIAPSYSNDALEILKGKKNRIILIQNDVSLPDILVRTCLNGFLVQDKDLKTDRSDDLTTVTKKEPNMQEIEDLIFASKLCKHTKSNTIVLAKNKQLCASGTGQTSRVDALNQAIHKAGSFNFELEGAVMASDAFFPFPDCVEIAHKAGIKSVIQPGGSIKDQLSIDYCNENGLSMVMTGTRHFKH; encoded by the coding sequence ATGGACACCTCCAAAAAAGCAACTGCCGCACTTATTTCCGTTTTTCACAAAGATGGACTCGAACCTATTGTAAAAAAACTTGAAAAACTTGGCGTAACCCTTTATTCCACAGGTGGCACGGAAAAATTTATCAGAGACCTAGGCATCAATGTTACCCCGGTCGAAGATGTAACAAGCTATCCCTCTATTTTGGGAGGCCGTGTAAAAACATTGCACCCCAAGGTTTTTGGTGGAATTTTGAACAGACAGAACAACGAAAGTGATGTGGCACAGATGGCAGAGTTTGAAATTCCCCAGTTGGATATTGTCATTGTAGATCTTTATCCTTTTGAAAAAACGGTTTCCAGTGGCGCATCTGAACAAGATATTATCGAAAAAATAGATATTGGCGGTATCTCGCTCATTCGGGCCGCGGCCAAAAACTTTAAAGATGTACTTTGTGTTTCATCAATGGAGGACTACGGAGACTTTTTGAATGTAATTTCCAAGGAAGATGGCACGACCACGCTCGAAGATAGAAAGCGTTTCGCGGCAAAAGCATTCAATGTTTCTTCCCACTATGATTCGGCTATTTTCAATTATTTTAATGGTGATGGAACCGAAATAGGTTTAAAAATCAGTGAGCAAAACGGACAAATACTTCGTTATGGGGAAAACCCTCACCAAAAAGGCTATTTCTACGGGGATTTTGAAGCGATGTTTACCAAGCTCCATGGCAAAGAGCTTTCTTACAATAATCTTTTGGACGTTGATGCCGCGGTAAATTTAATGGGAGAGTTCAAATACGATGCGCCAACTTTTGCCATTCTAAAACATAACAATGCCTGTGGTCTGGCCACTAGAAAAACTATTAAAGAAGCTTATGTTGACGCACTTGCAGGTGACCCTGTTTCGGCTTTTGGTGGCATTCTTATTTCAAATGTTGAAATTGATGGCCCAACTGCCGAGGAGATACATAAATTATTCTGTGAGGTGGTGATAGCGCCCAGCTATTCAAATGATGCTTTGGAAATTCTGAAAGGGAAAAAGAACCGAATCATCCTGATCCAAAATGATGTATCCTTACCTGATATCTTGGTCAGAACCTGCCTGAACGGCTTTTTGGTTCAGGATAAAGATTTAAAGACAGATAGATCGGATGATTTAACAACGGTTACAAAAAAAGAACCCAATATGCAGGAAATCGAGGATTTGATTTTTGCTTCCAAACTTTGCAAGCACACGAAAAGCAATACCATCGTTTTGGCGAAGAACAAACAACTTTGTGCAAGTGGAACGGGACAAACCTCACGTGTAGACGCTTTAAACCAAGCAATTCATAAAGCAGGTTCCTTCAATTTTGAATTGGAAGGTGCCGTAATGGCAAGTGATGCTTTCTTTCCTTTTCCGGACTGTGTTGAAATTGCCCACAAAGCGGGAATAAAAAGTGTAATTCAGCCAGGTGGGTCGATCAAAGATCAATTGAGCATAGATTATTGCAATGAAAATGGGTTGTCAATGGTAATGACAGGCACTAGACATTTTAAGCATTAA
- a CDS encoding rod shape-determining protein, with translation MGFFDFMTEEIAIDLGTANTLIIHLDKVVVDSPSIVARDRISGKIIAVGKEANMMQGKTHENIKTIRPLKDGVIADFDASEKMINMFIKNIPALKKKWFPPALRMVICIPSGITEVEMRAVRESAERVNGKEVYLIHEPMAAAIGIGLDIMQPKGNMIVDIGGGTTEIAVIALGGIVCDKSVKIAGDVFTNDIIYYMRTQHNLYVGESTAEAIKIEIGSATEDLKSPPDDKSIQGRDLLTGKPKQVQVSYREIAKALDKSILRVEDAVMETLSQTPPELAADIYNTGIYLAGGGSMLRGLDRRLSQKTDLPVYIAEDPLRAVVRGTGIALKNLERYKSILIK, from the coding sequence ATGGGATTTTTTGATTTCATGACCGAGGAAATTGCAATTGACCTTGGTACTGCAAACACCCTGATAATTCATTTAGATAAAGTTGTAGTTGATAGTCCTTCAATAGTTGCCAGAGACCGTATCTCGGGAAAAATCATAGCTGTTGGGAAGGAAGCCAATATGATGCAGGGAAAGACCCATGAAAACATTAAGACCATAAGGCCGTTAAAAGATGGGGTTATTGCGGATTTTGATGCATCTGAGAAGATGATCAATATGTTCATCAAGAATATTCCAGCGCTAAAGAAAAAATGGTTTCCCCCTGCTCTAAGAATGGTGATTTGTATACCATCTGGGATTACAGAAGTGGAAATGCGGGCGGTACGTGAGTCTGCTGAACGGGTAAACGGGAAAGAAGTCTATTTAATTCATGAACCAATGGCTGCAGCCATTGGTATAGGATTGGACATTATGCAGCCCAAGGGAAACATGATCGTGGATATAGGCGGTGGAACTACTGAAATTGCAGTCATTGCCTTAGGCGGAATCGTATGCGATAAATCAGTAAAAATTGCGGGCGACGTGTTTACAAACGATATCATTTATTATATGCGTACACAGCATAACCTCTATGTTGGGGAGAGTACTGCTGAAGCCATAAAAATTGAGATTGGCTCCGCCACCGAAGATTTAAAATCACCCCCTGATGATAAATCCATTCAAGGAAGGGATCTTTTGACGGGAAAACCTAAACAGGTCCAAGTATCGTACAGGGAGATTGCCAAAGCACTCGATAAAAGTATTTTACGTGTTGAAGACGCTGTTATGGAAACACTTTCCCAAACACCCCCCGAATTGGCTGCCGATATTTATAATACAGGTATCTATCTAGCTGGTGGAGGATCAATGTTACGGGGATTGGACAGAAGACTTTCCCAAAAGACAGATTTGCCCGTTTATATTGCCGAAGATCCTTTAAGAGCCGTTGTGCGCGGTACGGGCATAGCGCTTAAAAATTTAGAGCGATATAAAAGTATATTGATAAAATAA